DNA sequence from the Acidobacteriota bacterium genome:
ACACGGTTCACCGGCAATCGACGATCTTCCTGTTCCTGGCGTTTCTGCTGGTCCAATGCAGCGCGGTGACGCTGGCGCCACCCGGCGAGGTCTTCTCGGACCTGCTCAGTTCCGGGGAGCCCGGTCCCGAGATGGTGGTCCTGCCCGCAGGAGAGTTCCTGATGGGCTGCTTCGGCACTCCCATGCTGCCGGACGCGGAGTGCCACGGCCGCGAGGAACCGCTGCGCAGAGTGAAGATCCCGCGCCCGTTCGCCGTATCGAAACACGAAGTGACGTTCGAGGACTACGACCGCTTCACCGGCGCGATGGAGCGGGCCGATGATGACGGATGGGGCCGCGGTCGCCGTCCGGCGATCAACGTATCGTGGCCGGAGGCCCAGGCCTACGTGGACTGGCTGTCCCGCGAGACCGGCAAGACCTACCGTCTGTTGAGCGAGACGGAGTGGGAGTACGCAGCCCGCGCGGGCTCCTCGGCGAGGCTGGATTGGGGCGATAACCAAGCGAACTGTGGGAACTGTGGCAGCCGCTGGGATGGGGAACAAACCGCACCGGTGGGCTCCTTCCCGGCCAATCCCTGGGGCCTTCATGACATGCTGGGCAACGTACAGGAATGGGTGCAGGACTGCTGGAACCCCAACTTTGCCGGCGCGCCGCCCGACAGTGCGGCGTGGGTCGAAGGAGACTGCGAACGACGTGTCATGCGCGGCGGAAGCTGGCTGGATGGCGCAAGCTCGCGAGCAGGGGATCCAAGAAGGACCCCGGTTCGAAACCGTTGGCCCGCGTCGTCGGGGGTGCAGATCATCGGGTTCCGCGTCGCCCGAACGCTCGGCCGCTGAGAGTCCGCGCCTCCCGCACGGGATCACGGATTACGGACCGGCCTCCCGGCCGTTCACGACCACCGGCTCCTCCGCGGGCCCACTGCTGCTCACATTCACCTCCGCGCCCCAGCGGCGGCCAGCCGCCCAGAAGGAAACCTCGTAGGAGCCGGGAGTCACGCAGCCGAGTCCGAGACGGCCGGAGTCGGAGAAGCGGACGCCCTCGCCGGCACCCGTGAGGTGGCTCGCGATCTCGGCGCCCGACGCGGTTGTGACGCTGAGGAAGGAGAGCGGCTCGCCCGCGCAGTCGGCAGCACGGCACCGGAGTTCGAGAAGCCGACCCATCGGCAGCGATTCGCGCACTCTGGCCGTGCGGTCCTCTTCCACGGTCAAGCCGACGCCGCCGGTACAGGCGGCGACATCGTTCCAGACAACAGACACTTCGCCCGCGGGCACTTGCCGATTCGCGAAGTTGCCGGCCTCCGTCGCGAGCCCGGTACCAACCACATCGCCTGAGGGGTTCACCAGGTGCAGCCAGGCGCCCCCGGCGGGGCGGCCGTCGCTGTGCTGTAGTTCCACCTCGACACTGCCCGCCGCCGCTTCGCTGATCCTCAGCAACTGATGCAGCGGCGGGTCGGTCCCGAGCAGGAGATCCTGCGTCACGCTTCCAGTGAGACCAGTACTTCCTCGATTCATCAGCGTCGATGACAGGCCCGCATCGGCCTTGAGCCGATACGCGCCCGGCGGTGCGGGCGGTAGTTCGAAACGTCCGTCGTCACCGGCTTCCGCGTAGGCGACGATCCTGCCCAGATCACCAAGCAGGGAGACCTGACCCGCAGCCGGCGCCCCGGTTTCGTCGAACAACTGGCCCGTGACGCGGACGCCGCTCAGGTCGGCCTGGACCAACGGATCCGCCGGCCACAGACGTCCGACGTAGCTCCCGTCTCCCGGATACCAGGTCATCCACAACAGGTCCGCCGGGGCCTTCTCGAGGACGAAGGAACCGTCTGGAGCCACTTCCGCAGACAGTCGTCGCGGACCTGCACCGAAGCCGAAGAGACGCTGAATCTCGCCCGCAGCGGTCTGGAAAACCACCCCGAACTTCCCGGAACTCCGCGACGCGTCCAGGACGCTGCCAAACCGGACGGTACCGCCTGACACCGGCCGCCCATCCAGGACCAGCACACTGCGAATGGTCCGCATGGGCAGCCGCAGATCCATCGTCTGAACGTCCGCCGGACCCTCCTCGATCGTGATCTCCTGCGAGACGGCAAGCTGACCTGTCTCGTCCGCCACCTGCAGGCGATAGGTACCGGGAGCCGCCAGGAACTCAGCCCGCGCACTCGTCTCGTCATCGCCCCGCTCCCCGTCGCCGGCTTGAGCCGGTGATTGCAAAGGTGCCTCGACGATCGGCGACGCGATCTCACGGAAACGGTCCAGCAAGCGAACGCTGCCGCCGCCCAGAGCTTCTACGCGGACCGCAGCGCGGCGGCCCGGGTGCAGCCATGACTCGCCCTGGTCCGCCATCTCGTTCGTGCCGAGTACGAGGAACCGATCGGTGATGGGGACACCAGGGCACTGAACACGCAGATGGTAGCGGCCCGCCTCGAGTCCACCCACCTGGTACTCACCGTCTGTATCGGATGTTGCAAGATGCTGCTCCGTCATTCGCGCAGCCTGGATGGCTGGTCCCTCCCCCGCCAGCAGGAGTTCGATCAGGCAGCCAGCGACAGGTTCGGCACCCACCGCGTCGAAGAGCCGGCCCTGCACGACCGCCCCCCGGTCGAGGGCGACCAGACCGAGGTCGACCTCGCCGCCCGGGACCGGCGCAACGCGGATGAGCGCCGACCGCAGGTAGTCGTCGGCCTCGAACGCGACGTCGATCGTGGTCGCGCCCGCGAAGTAGGCGTGAATCGGTACCGACACCGGGCCGTCCGCGGCCTCGACGGCGTGTGGGGCACTTGCCCTCTGCCCGACTCCGAACGCCCACATCGTGAAGTTCGGGATCGGCTCACCGGCAGCGCCGACGAGGTCCACCCGAACTTCACCGGCCACCGCCGCCTCGACCTCCGCCTCTTCGGCCGGCTCGTCCCTGGCCACCAGCTCGAAGACGACGCGAGAAGGCCGCCGGTCCTGCTCGATGGTGCGGGCGTCCGTCTCGAAACCGGGCGCCTTAGCCGTCGCCTGAAGGCTCCCCGCCGGCAGCCCGGCAAGCTCGAAGAGACCGCGTTCGCCGCTGTCGACGCATCGCTCCGTCGGGCCGAACGAGCCGACCGCATCCGGGTTCCGCCAAAACGCACAGACCCGCGCTCCGACTACCGTGTTCCCGCCCTCGCCCTGGCGGACGACTCCTTTCGCGGTGCGCCCCGATTGAAGCCGGATCACGCCGGGCGGCGCCTCGTTGGGATACGAGCCAAGGAACGGCAGGTGCGCGGGATGGTCCACGATCAGGGTCAGGCCGCGAAGCAGGGGCAGGGGATCCTCGACGACGCCCTCCGCCGTCGTCGCCGTCCGCAGCAGGATCGCTTCCGTCGGGGAAGGGCCCTGGGCCGACGACGCAGGCGTGACCGCTCCGACAGCGGCAACCCGTTCTGTCGCGGGCCGAAGAACCGTCACCGTGGCGCCGCCTGCGGGTTCGCCTGCCGCTCCAAGGACGAGAATCCGGCCTGGCTCCGGCGGCGCCTGGGAAGCAACCGGGGTCGCGGAGACGACGGCGCCAACAACGAGCACGCCGAGGATCGTGAGAACAGGGGACCACTTCATCACCTACACACCTCCTTGCCACTCCAACCTGCGACGGCCCGGTCCACTACAGCCCAGCCTCCAGGCCGTTGACGATCACCGGCTCCTCCGGAGCCCCTCTGCTGCTCACTCTGAACTCCGCGCCCCAGCGGCGACCGGCAGCCCAGAACGAGACGTCGTACGAGCCCGGCGTCACGCAGCCGAGGCCGAGCCGTCCGGACTCGGAGAACCGCACGGCCTCACCGGCGCCTGTCAGGTGGCTCGCGATCTCGGCGCCGGACTCGGTCGTCACGCTGAGGAAGGAGAGCGGCTCGCCGGCGCAGTCGGCGGCCGGGCACCGGAGTTCGAGCAAACGGCCCACCGGCAGCGACTCCCGCAGCGTCGACGTGCGATTCGCCTCAACGTTCAATCCGACGCTGCCGGCGCAGGCGGCGGCGTCGTTCCAGACCACGTTCACCTCCCCGGTGGGCACACTCCGGGTTCTCTGCCCGCCGGCCGATGCGAGACCGCCGCCGACGACGTCGCCCGCCGCATTGACGAAGTTGAGCCAGATGCCACCAGCCGGACTGCCGTCGGCCCGTCTTAGCTCCACTTCGAGAACGCCGGGCTCCGCCTCCTCCACACGCAGGAACTGGTGAACCGGCGGCTCGGTGGTGATGACGAGATCCTGGACCGCCGTTCCCGCCAGGCTGCTCCTGCCCTCCCGAGCACGGCTCGGGGACACGCCGGCGCTTCCCTTGAGCCGGTAGCTTCCCGGTGGAACCGGCGGCAGCACGAAGCGGCCGTCGTCGCCAGCCTCCGCGAAGGCGACGACGCGGCTCAGGTCTCCGATCAGGGAAACCTGGCCGCCGACCGGCGTGCCGTTCACGTCGAGCAGCGAGCCGGTCACCCGAACACCGGTGAGGTCCATTCGCGGGACCGGGTCGGCCGGCCATAGCCGCCCGAGGTAGCTGCCGTCGCCGGCGTACCAGGTCATCCACAGCAGGTCGTCGGCAACGCCGTCGACCTCGAACGAGCCGTCCGTGCCAACCGTGGCGCGCACCGGCGGGCTTCCCACGCCCAGCATGCGGCTCTGTTGGGCGCCGCCACGGCGCTGCGAGGAGAGCTGGATCTTGAAGGTGCTCCGGGATGGCTCGAAGACGCTGCCGAAGGAAACGGTGCCGCCCGTCGCCGGGCGACCGTCCAATGCCAGCATGCTGCGGATCGTTCGGGTCGCAAGCGACACGTCGACCGTCTGCACGTCGGCCGGCCCCTCCTCGATCCCGATCTCCTGCGACACGCGGAGGCGGCCGGCACCGTCGACGATCTCCAGCCTGTAGAGGCCGGGAACCGCCAGGAACTCCGCTTGCACCGTCGAGTCCTCATCGCCACTTCGGCCTGCCCCGGCCTCTGACGACGACCGCAGCGCCGTCTCCACGATCGGGCTCTCGATCTCCCGGAACCGATCCAGCAGGCGAGCCATCCCCGCCTCCAGACCCCGGACACGCACGGCGACCGGCCGGCCGGTGTTCAACCAGGACTCACCCTGGTCGGCCAGTTCGCCCTTGCCCAGCACGACCAGCCGATCCGTGACCGGCGCCCCCGGGCATTGCAGCCGCAGGTGATAGCGGCCCGCCCGGAGGCCGCCGATCAGGTACCGACCTTCGGCATCGGACACCGTCAGGTGGCGTTTGCTCATCATCAGGGCCGCAATGGCGCCCGGGCCCGGATAGAGGAGCTCGACCACACAGCCGGCGGCGGGTTCCGCCCCCACCGCGTCGAAGAGCCGCCCCTGCACGACTGCCCCTGACTCGAGGGCGATCAGGCCGAGTTCGATCTCACCGCCGGGGATCGGCGCGACGCGGACGAGCGGAGACTCCAGGTAGTTCTCCGCCCGGAACGAAAGGTCGACCGCGGCATCGCCCGCGAACGAAGCGCGGATCGGAACCACCACCGGACCCTCGGCATCCTCGACACCGTGCGAGGAGCCGGCCATCCGGCCCACCCCGTTCGTCCGCATCGTGAAGTTCCGGATCGGTTCACCGGCGGCGCCGACGAGTTCGACGAGGACCGCGCCGGCCGAGGTCGGCGCCGGCGGCGCCTCATCAACCGACTGCTCACTGGCGACGAGTTCGAACTCGACGCGCGGGGTCCGCCGGCCCTGCTCGATCGTGCGGGCGTCCGTCTCGAAACCGGGTGCCTCCGCCGTCGCCTGGAGGTTCCCGGCCGCCAGGCCCGGAAGCTCGTACGCGCCCCGCTCGCCGCTGTCCGTGCAGCGGCGCAGGGTTCCGAACCACTCGGGAAGGCTCGGGTCGCGCCAGGACGCGCAGACGCTCGCTCCGGCCACCCCGAGGCCACCGCCGGCTTCACGTACGAAGCCCTTCGCCGTCCGCCCCGGCTGCAACCGGATCACCTCCGGTGGCGGCCGGTTCGCGTACGCGGCCACGAACGGCTGGTGCGCCGGATGATCGACGATCACCGTCAGCCCGCGCAACCGAGGCACGGCGCCTTCGACGACGCCGTTCTCCTCCGTTTCGCTGCGCACCAGGAACGCGTCCACCGGCGACAGGCCGGCGCGGCTCGGCTGGATCACCGTCACCGAAGCGTCGGCGACCAGCTGGCCGTCCGCTCCCAGCACGACGAGCGCGCCCGGAGTGGGCGTTGGCGTCGGCTGTGCCGCCCCCGGCACACCAAGCGGTTGAAGGATGGCAAGGCAGGCGAGAACGGCACTCAATCGCATGATGAAACCTCCCCGGCGCGAATCGCCTCCGCGTCGATCAAGAGAAGCCGAATCGGCCGACGCAGCGGATCCTCCACGCCGCTGGTCGCTTCCTGGAGCAGCCAGTACCTGGGGCCCGGAAGCAGACCCACATGAGGCGCGTTCGTCGGCAGACGCACCTTGCCGACGATCGCATCCTGCTCCGCGTCGATGCGGTGCAGGTCCCAGACGACCGCGTTGCCGGTCGCGTCTCGCATCAAGACGTAGAGAGAGTCCCGATCGGCGTAGAGACCGGCCGGATAGCTGGACGCCTCCAGAGGTCCCCATCCACTCCATCCGCCTCCGGCGGCGCGAAGCGACTCCGGGAACGGCGCCGGCAGGTCCGGAAAGGCCTCGAGCCGCCGGCCCTCACCGACGAGTTCATGGATGAAGGGCTCATCGGGAGCGAAACGGAGGGCAAATGTTGAACCGGCGCGACCCCCCGTCGCCGCAAGATCGGAAGTGGATCCGAACCAACCAAGCTCTCCCGGGAAGCCGGGCCAGGCGGCCACCTCCCTCAGCGCGTCAGAAGGCGCACTTGGCCGAGGATCCGCCTTGAACTCTACGAACTCCTCTTCCCACTGCAGTAGTTCTGAGTGCCGTGCGTCATCCAACCGAGTTCCCTGCACATAGAGGCGGTCGCGCACAGCGGCCAACTGTGTGATGGCGTACACGTCGTCGCCGCTCCAGCCACCCGTCGTCTTCTCCTCGACGTCGCTCTCCCAGAGCACGCGAATCGGTCGCAGGTTCGCGTTCAGCTCAAGCAAGCGATCCTGATCTGGGTAGCGGTCTGCAAGCACGTACCCTCGTCCCCAGGGCTGGACGCCCACGGGCCACACGAAGGTCAGCGCCAGGTCCGCGCTCTCCCGGCCGTCGACGATACGAACGAGCCCCTCATCCGCACCGTAGAGGAGCAATCGCGACTGGTGTAAATCCACCAGCACGAACCGCTCCTCGTCCATCCATGTGCCGCGGATCAGGCCAAGACTCGGCAGCTCGGTGACCTCCAACGGACGGCAGGCGGGCTCGGGCGTGCCGACCGCCGAGCACCCGCAAAGAAGCAACGAACCCAGGACGGCGCCACCGGGCGCAATCCACCGCGTCATGGGGCTGGACCTCCCTGTTACAAGGCTTACTCCAGCGCCAACGCCACCAGGGCCGGGATTTGTTCCCAGCGGCCGGCGCCGACCGTGAACGCCAGGTACTGCCGCCCTTCGTGGAGATAGGTCATCGGCGTGCCGTGCGGCGTCGGCTCGACGCGGTGTTCCCAGAGCTTCGCACCGTCCCGCTTGTCGTAGGCGCGAATGTGTCCGGCGTCGCCCATGAAGGTCATTCGGCTCGGGTCGTAGTCGGCCTGGATGATGAAGATCAGGTCCCTGGTCAGCACCAGACCGCCGTTCGACAGGATGCCGTGGGAAGCACTGCCCAGATCGGGCAGATCGAGGTGGGCGATCGCGGGATGGTCCTTCGGGCCCGGGCCGTGGGCAACCTGCCACAGGTGCTCGCCCGTGTTCAGGTCGATCGCGGTGATCCGGCTGTAGGGCGGCTTGACCAGGGGAAGACCCCGCGGCCCCTCCAGGAGGCCAAGGGCATCGACGTAGCGGAACTCGGAGCGGGCCGCGTCGGCCGGCCGGACGCCGAAGCTCATCACCTTGGTCATCGACGGCACGTAGAGCACGCCCGCCTCGGGATCGACCGCGGCGCCCCGCCAGTTCGCGCCTCCGGCGGCGGACGGCAGCGTCAGCACGCCGAGCTTGCCGCCCTCCCTGACCTCGAGCGGCGGCGTGTAGATCGGGCCCAGCACGTAGTCCTCGGCGATCTCGAGCGCCTCGGCGCGAAGCTCCGGCGTGAAGTCGATCAGGTCGTCCTCGGTGATGCCGAGCCGTTCGAAGGGCACAGGCTTCGTCGGCATCGGCTGGGTCGGGGAACTCCATTCACCGGGCACCGTCGTCTGCGGCACCGGGAGGTCGTCGATCGGCCACACGGGCTCGCCCGTCTCCCGGTCGAACACGTACGTGAGGCCCTGCTTGCTGACCTGGGCCACCGCCTTGATCTCACGGCCGTCCACGGTGACATCGACCAGGTTCGGAGCCGAGGCCAGGTCGTAGTCCCAAAGGCCGTGGCGAACGGCCTGGAAGTGCCACTTCCGCTCGCCGGTGCGGGCGTCCAACGCCACCAGGCTCTCGGCGAACAGGTTGTCGCCGCGCCGGTGGCCGCCGTACCAGTCGTTCGTCGGCGTCGACACGGGCAGGTAGACCATGCCGAGCTCGTCGTCGCAGCTCATCATCGTCCATACGTTCGTGTTCCCGGAGTACTCCCAGGACCCGTCGAG
Encoded proteins:
- a CDS encoding SUMF1/EgtB/PvdO family nonheme iron enzyme, with product MNTVHRQSTIFLFLAFLLVQCSAVTLAPPGEVFSDLLSSGEPGPEMVVLPAGEFLMGCFGTPMLPDAECHGREEPLRRVKIPRPFAVSKHEVTFEDYDRFTGAMERADDDGWGRGRRPAINVSWPEAQAYVDWLSRETGKTYRLLSETEWEYAARAGSSARLDWGDNQANCGNCGSRWDGEQTAPVGSFPANPWGLHDMLGNVQEWVQDCWNPNFAGAPPDSAAWVEGDCERRVMRGGSWLDGASSRAGDPRRTPVRNRWPASSGVQIIGFRVARTLGR
- a CDS encoding carboxypeptidase-like regulatory domain-containing protein — encoded protein: MRLSAVLACLAILQPLGVPGAAQPTPTPTPGALVVLGADGQLVADASVTVIQPSRAGLSPVDAFLVRSETEENGVVEGAVPRLRGLTVIVDHPAHQPFVAAYANRPPPEVIRLQPGRTAKGFVREAGGGLGVAGASVCASWRDPSLPEWFGTLRRCTDSGERGAYELPGLAAGNLQATAEAPGFETDARTIEQGRRTPRVEFELVASEQSVDEAPPAPTSAGAVLVELVGAAGEPIRNFTMRTNGVGRMAGSSHGVEDAEGPVVVPIRASFAGDAAVDLSFRAENYLESPLVRVAPIPGGEIELGLIALESGAVVQGRLFDAVGAEPAAGCVVELLYPGPGAIAALMMSKRHLTVSDAEGRYLIGGLRAGRYHLRLQCPGAPVTDRLVVLGKGELADQGESWLNTGRPVAVRVRGLEAGMARLLDRFREIESPIVETALRSSSEAGAGRSGDEDSTVQAEFLAVPGLYRLEIVDGAGRLRVSQEIGIEEGPADVQTVDVSLATRTIRSMLALDGRPATGGTVSFGSVFEPSRSTFKIQLSSQRRGGAQQSRMLGVGSPPVRATVGTDGSFEVDGVADDLLWMTWYAGDGSYLGRLWPADPVPRMDLTGVRVTGSLLDVNGTPVGGQVSLIGDLSRVVAFAEAGDDGRFVLPPVPPGSYRLKGSAGVSPSRAREGRSSLAGTAVQDLVITTEPPVHQFLRVEEAEPGVLEVELRRADGSPAGGIWLNFVNAAGDVVGGGLASAGGQRTRSVPTGEVNVVWNDAAACAGSVGLNVEANRTSTLRESLPVGRLLELRCPAADCAGEPLSFLSVTTESGAEIASHLTGAGEAVRFSESGRLGLGCVTPGSYDVSFWAAGRRWGAEFRVSSRGAPEEPVIVNGLEAGL
- a CDS encoding carboxypeptidase-like regulatory domain-containing protein produces the protein MKWSPVLTILGVLVVGAVVSATPVASQAPPEPGRILVLGAAGEPAGGATVTVLRPATERVAAVGAVTPASSAQGPSPTEAILLRTATTAEGVVEDPLPLLRGLTLIVDHPAHLPFLGSYPNEAPPGVIRLQSGRTAKGVVRQGEGGNTVVGARVCAFWRNPDAVGSFGPTERCVDSGERGLFELAGLPAGSLQATAKAPGFETDARTIEQDRRPSRVVFELVARDEPAEEAEVEAAVAGEVRVDLVGAAGEPIPNFTMWAFGVGQRASAPHAVEAADGPVSVPIHAYFAGATTIDVAFEADDYLRSALIRVAPVPGGEVDLGLVALDRGAVVQGRLFDAVGAEPVAGCLIELLLAGEGPAIQAARMTEQHLATSDTDGEYQVGGLEAGRYHLRVQCPGVPITDRFLVLGTNEMADQGESWLHPGRRAAVRVEALGGGSVRLLDRFREIASPIVEAPLQSPAQAGDGERGDDETSARAEFLAAPGTYRLQVADETGQLAVSQEITIEEGPADVQTMDLRLPMRTIRSVLVLDGRPVSGGTVRFGSVLDASRSSGKFGVVFQTAAGEIQRLFGFGAGPRRLSAEVAPDGSFVLEKAPADLLWMTWYPGDGSYVGRLWPADPLVQADLSGVRVTGQLFDETGAPAAGQVSLLGDLGRIVAYAEAGDDGRFELPPAPPGAYRLKADAGLSSTLMNRGSTGLTGSVTQDLLLGTDPPLHQLLRISEAAAGSVEVELQHSDGRPAGGAWLHLVNPSGDVVGTGLATEAGNFANRQVPAGEVSVVWNDVAACTGGVGLTVEEDRTARVRESLPMGRLLELRCRAADCAGEPLSFLSVTTASGAEIASHLTGAGEGVRFSDSGRLGLGCVTPGSYEVSFWAAGRRWGAEVNVSSSGPAEEPVVVNGREAGP
- a CDS encoding pyrroloquinoline quinone-dependent dehydrogenase, which gives rise to MFLNNVCPLGAPAFWPASELRLTLSAILLLPAALGCGSLSDSVSAEGGEWRHYAADRASTKYSPLDQINPSNVDRLREVWRWTSVETEADTEYRGGQYKSTPLYIDGTLYITTSLSQLAAIEPGTGETLWVYDPKSYDAGRPANAGFQHRGLEYWSGKIDGEPVERLIYAAHHRRLISLDRLTGEPDPAFGDAGMVNTALGLGREINEGQYTHSAPPIVCADVIVLGSIISDGPRGPQMPPGHVRGYDVRTGEQRWIFHTIPRPGEFGNDTWLDGSWEYSGNTNVWTMMSCDDELGMVYLPVSTPTNDWYGGHRRGDNLFAESLVALDARTGERKWHFQAVRHGLWDYDLASAPNLVDVTVDGREIKAVAQVSKQGLTYVFDRETGEPVWPIDDLPVPQTTVPGEWSSPTQPMPTKPVPFERLGITEDDLIDFTPELRAEALEIAEDYVLGPIYTPPLEVREGGKLGVLTLPSAAGGANWRGAAVDPEAGVLYVPSMTKVMSFGVRPADAARSEFRYVDALGLLEGPRGLPLVKPPYSRITAIDLNTGEHLWQVAHGPGPKDHPAIAHLDLPDLGSASHGILSNGGLVLTRDLIFIIQADYDPSRMTFMGDAGHIRAYDKRDGAKLWEHRVEPTPHGTPMTYLHEGRQYLAFTVGAGRWEQIPALVALALE